One genomic window of Panicum hallii strain FIL2 chromosome 6, PHallii_v3.1, whole genome shotgun sequence includes the following:
- the LOC112898075 gene encoding BTB/POZ and MATH domain-containing protein 1-like, protein MTMPTTVSTCTAVTEQGKHVFEIFDYSKHRGMGTGELIRSGTFSVGGFDWAIRFYPDGFATMSRDYISVYLELLGKDTRVRASCDLSLVDQTTGLPTSVHKTDLRVFNSGDLSRFAPQCDLFMRRGVFEASPYLRDDHLTIQCIATVRKGPQVSAPVLLDEIEVSPSNIAEHLWNFLDAGEGVDVRFSVGGETFAAHKVVLAMRSPVFKAELFGRMREAKEQLVTIEEMQPEVFRTLLHFIYTDSLPDMDGSEGDADREMIQHLLVAADRYAVDRLKLVCQSILRNNLDVETVSATMALAYQHNCDRLKDVCLEFITSSSSVMDSVVATQGYKNLKTTCPSALVDLFEKSRKLHKA, encoded by the coding sequence ATGACGATGCCCACGACGGTGTCGACGTGCACCGCGGTGACGGAGCAAGGCAAACATGTCTTTGAGATCTTTGATTACAGCAAGCATAGGGGTATGGGCACCGGGGAGTTGATCAGGTCAGGAACATTCTCCGTCGGTGGATTCGACTGGGCCATCCGCTTCTACCCCGACGGGTTCGCCACGATGAGCAGAGATTACATCTCGGTTTATCTCGAGCTCTTGGGCAAGGACACCAGAGTGCGGGCCAGCTGCGACCTGAGCCTGGTCGACCAGACCACCGGGCTGCCGACTTCTGTGCACAAGACAGATCTGAGGGTGTTCAATTCCGGTGATCTTAGCAGATTTGCTCCACAGTGTGACTTGTTCATGCGCCGGGGCGTGTTCGAAGCGTCGCCGTACCTTCGGGATGATCACCTCACCATCCAATGCATTGCTACAGTAAGGAAAGGACCACAGGTATCTGCACCTGTGTTACTGGATGAAATTGAGGTCTCGCCATCCAACATTGCGGAGCATCTTTGGAACTTTCTGGATGCAGGGGAGGGAGTAGATGTCAGATTCAGTGTTGGAGGAGAGACCTTTGCAGCACACAAGGTCGTGCTTGCGATGAGGTCACCGGTTTTCAAAGCGGAGCTGTTTGGGCGAATGAGGGAGGCGAAGGAACAGCTAGTGACCATCGAAGAGATGCAACCGGAAGTTTTTAGAACCCTGCTGCATTTCATCTATACCGATTCTTTACCTGACATGGATGGTTCGGAGGGAGATGCCGATAGAGAAATGATCCAGCATTTGCTCGTGGCTGCTGATAGATATGCTGTGGACAGGCTCAAATTGGTATGTCAAAGCATTCTTCGTAATAACCTTGATGTCGAGACTGTATCAGCTACAATGGCATTGGCATATCAGCATAATTGCGACAGGCTTAAAGATGTTTGCCTAGAGTTTATCACCAGTTCATCAAGTGTGATGGATTCAGTGGTAGCAACACAAGGTTATAAGAATCTGAAGACAACCTGCCCT
- the LOC112896247 gene encoding F-box protein At4g00755-like isoform X1: protein MDMVVDEERHAATAGVDFVERLGPDASATVFAALRDPADLAHAAAVSRSWRTLVMAVHLSKILCLRLFPEVSIFTRIEQSATSASSSSNGVNEEDAGSTATATATAWENHKREQRVYMRLVHALLSPLLSPHTWQGCIAACIGASSTDNFPEEGIQNTLVPGDMDMDDMESYWSSGGQEDPGVPEFLMYKLCSDLCLIDEIRIQPFRAYEQPDHPIYSARYVRVKFGCPKSPLRLEDLVSEDNEGQLTADDNYMWSYTSSEFPMLQENVLQSFKFPRPVLCIGGVVKVEFLGRIQKQVYDDLYYICMAHVQVLGTPLPQELGAAPCEDGIVLKYFPEHEPSRDSGCSRPKWHDIETRIWRALKATGQGIGFNQELLSRLLGPSLSFAVDDLSMVKTGGGRSPLASSGLSGIVGD, encoded by the exons ATGGATATGGTGGTGGACGAGGAGAGACACGCCGCCACCGCGGGCGTGGATTTCGTGGAGCGGCTGGGGCCGGACGCCTCCGCCACCGTCTTCGCGGCGCTCCGCGACCCCGCCGacctcgcccacgccgccgccgtctcccgcTCGTGGCGCACTCTCG TCATGGCGGTTCACTTGAGCAAGATCCTGTGCCTGCGACTGTTTCCCGAGGTCTCCATCTTCACCCGTATTGAACAATCAGCCACATCTGCCAGTAGCAGCAGCAATGGCGTAAACGAAGAAGATGCTGGATCGACTGCTACTGCTACTGCTACTGCTTGGGAGAACCACAAGAGAGAGCAAAGGGTGTACATGCGTCTCGTACATGCTCTTCTGTCCCCTCTTTTGTCCCCTCACACTTGGCAGGGCTGCATTGCCGCCTGCATAGGCGCATCCAGCACCGACAATTTCCCGGAAGAGGGCATCCAGAATACCCTTGTGCCGGGGGATATGGACATGGACGATATGGAATCTTACTGGTCCAGTGGTGGCCAAGAGGACCCTGGGGTCCCGGAGTTTCTTATGTACAAGCTTTGCTCAGATCTTTGCTTAATCGATGAAATCAGGATACAGCCATTTAGAG CATATGAACAGCCTGACCACCCGATATATTCCGCACGGTATGTTCGTGTCAAGTTTGGCTGTCCAAAGTCGCCTCTACGACTTGAGGATCTTGTATCTGAAGACAATGAAGGGCAGTTGACTGCTGACGACAACTATATGTGGTCGTATACATCCTCAGAATTCCCAATGTTACAG GAGAATGTTTTGCAATCTTTCAAGTTTCCACGCCCAGTTTTATGCATTGGTGGAGTGGTGAAGGTTGAGTTTCTTGGGAGGATTCAGAAACAGGTGTATGATGATCTGTACTACATATG TATGGCCCATGTCCAAGTGTTGGGAACTCCGCTGCCGCAAGAACTGGGGGCAGCTCCTTGCGAGGATGGTATAGTCCTCAAGTACTTTCCAGAGCATGAACCATCGCGAGACAGTGGTTGCAGCCGACCCAAATGGCATGACATTGAAACGAGAATATGGAGGGCACTTAAAGCTACTGGTCAAGGAATTGGATTCAACCAAGAGTTGCTGAGCAGGCTGCTAGGACCTTCCTTGTCATTTGCGGTGGATGATTTGTCCATGGTGAAAACCGGAGGAGGTCGCTCGCCCCTTGCCTCCAGCGGGCTCTCTGGCATAGTTGGAGATTGA
- the LOC112896247 gene encoding F-box protein At4g00755-like isoform X2 — translation MDMVVDEERHAATAGVDFVERLGPDASATVFAALRDPADLAHAAAVSRSWRTLVMAVHLSKILCLRLFPEVSIFTRIEQSATSASSSSNGVNEEDAGSTATATATAWENHKREQRVYMRLVHALLSPLLSPHTWQGCIAACIGASSTDNFPEEGIQNTLVPGDMDMDDMESYWSSGGQEDPGVPEFLMYKLCSDLCLIDEIRIQPFRAYEQPDHPIYSARYVRVKFGCPKSPLRLEDLVSEDNEGQLTADDNYMWSYTSSEFPMLQENVLQSFKFPRPVLCIGGVVKVEFLGRIQKQVYDDLYYIWLVPFCAVWPMSKCWELRCRKNWGQLLARMV, via the exons ATGGATATGGTGGTGGACGAGGAGAGACACGCCGCCACCGCGGGCGTGGATTTCGTGGAGCGGCTGGGGCCGGACGCCTCCGCCACCGTCTTCGCGGCGCTCCGCGACCCCGCCGacctcgcccacgccgccgccgtctcccgcTCGTGGCGCACTCTCG TCATGGCGGTTCACTTGAGCAAGATCCTGTGCCTGCGACTGTTTCCCGAGGTCTCCATCTTCACCCGTATTGAACAATCAGCCACATCTGCCAGTAGCAGCAGCAATGGCGTAAACGAAGAAGATGCTGGATCGACTGCTACTGCTACTGCTACTGCTTGGGAGAACCACAAGAGAGAGCAAAGGGTGTACATGCGTCTCGTACATGCTCTTCTGTCCCCTCTTTTGTCCCCTCACACTTGGCAGGGCTGCATTGCCGCCTGCATAGGCGCATCCAGCACCGACAATTTCCCGGAAGAGGGCATCCAGAATACCCTTGTGCCGGGGGATATGGACATGGACGATATGGAATCTTACTGGTCCAGTGGTGGCCAAGAGGACCCTGGGGTCCCGGAGTTTCTTATGTACAAGCTTTGCTCAGATCTTTGCTTAATCGATGAAATCAGGATACAGCCATTTAGAG CATATGAACAGCCTGACCACCCGATATATTCCGCACGGTATGTTCGTGTCAAGTTTGGCTGTCCAAAGTCGCCTCTACGACTTGAGGATCTTGTATCTGAAGACAATGAAGGGCAGTTGACTGCTGACGACAACTATATGTGGTCGTATACATCCTCAGAATTCCCAATGTTACAG GAGAATGTTTTGCAATCTTTCAAGTTTCCACGCCCAGTTTTATGCATTGGTGGAGTGGTGAAGGTTGAGTTTCTTGGGAGGATTCAGAAACAGGTGTATGATGATCTGTACTACATATG GTTGGTGCCCTTTTGTGCAGTATGGCCCATGTCCAAGTGTTGGGAACTCCGCTGCCGCAAGAACTGGGGGCAGCTCCTTGCGAGGATGGTATAG